tttaaaattttatccattaatattttattatttttttgtattttggttttttgtgaaatttttcTATGGTTTTGAAAGTGACAAAGATTAACTCACACTTTTTTATTTCGATCTTCATTGAatcttacttttaaaaataattttttttaattaaattaaattaattacatgagaggaagcaaattttattcaaacaagctATTGCCAGAACGTGGACATAATAGGTGAGGATGACTCTTTAACTCTGCAAGCCCACTTGTGGCTTATTAAGAAGTTTTCTTCCGATTTTGTGgctttgaatttcttggaaattacaTTTTAGTGGGCAAAGCAatacaatttggaaaaacatcTCTGCGCACACAAAGTCATTGCTTTGCGTAATTATTACTTTGCCAAGAAACAACAATTCAGTTTGCGCAATTTGAAGTCAACAAGGAatcttgttttaatatactttgCCGCGTTTCCAACACTCACTCACTCTTGTTGTTTCTTGAGATTTGATTTCGTCTTTACATGTTTTACACATCCTATGTCAGTCAGTATACAATCTAAGATTAgtttgtctataaatactacTAATAATGTCTTTCTTCATTCCTCATCTCTCCCAAATATACTTTGAATCCTGTAAGGCCAGCCAAACATGGGGTTTCCACCTatttcatctctctctttcattctgtttctcttccatttccattcaactatttcttcttctcatttctGTGCTCCTCACCAAAGCCTTTCTTTGTTCCAATTCAAAGAGTCCTTTTCCATTAATAGCTCTGCTTCAGAGCGTTGCCAGCATCCCAAGACAGAGTCGTGGAAAGAGGGTACAGACTGCTGCTCGTGGGATGGGGTCACTTGTGACCTGAAAACCGGGCATGTCACTGGACTGGACCTCGCTTGCAGCATGCTTTATGGCACCCTCCATTCCAATAGCACCCTCTTCTCCCTGCATCATCTTCAAAAGCTCGACCTCTCTGACAATCATTTCAAAAGCTCCCATATTTCTTCTCGATTTGGCCAGTTTTCCAATCTGACACTTCTTAACCTAAATTACTCAGTCTTTGCAGGTCAAGTTCCGTCTGAAATAACTCATCTCTCCAAATTGGTTTCACTTGATCTATCTGACAATGACGATCTGAGTCTAGAAccaatttcttttgacaagATTGTTCGAAACCTAACCAATCTTAGAGAACTGGATTTGAGTCAGGTAAACATATCACTACTTGTACCCAGTTCCTTGATGAATCTATCCTCTTCCTTTTCATCTCTTTCCCTCAGTAATTGTGGATTGCAGGGGAAATTCCCGGGTAACATCTTTCTCCTCCCAAACCTTGAATCACTGGATCTGTCAGACAACAAAGGCCTCATTGGCTCTTTTCCTTCATCCAATTTGAGTAATGTCCTCTCTCATTTGGGTCTTTCTAATACAAGAATTTCAGTTTATTTAGAAAACGACTTAATCAGTAATCTAAAGTCATTAGAATATATGTCTCTTCGTAATAGTAATATTATAAAGTTAGATCTATCTCTGCTTGATAATCTCACACAACTCATCTTTTTAGACCTTTCAAGTAATAATTTTAGCGGTCAGATCCCATCATTATTTGGTAATCTCACACAACTCACCTCTTTAGACCTTTCAAGTAACAATTTTAACGGtcagatcccatcatcacttggtAATCTCACACAACTCACCTCTTTAGACCTTTCAAGTAACAATTTTAACGGtcagatcccatcatcacttggtAATCTCACACAACTCACCTCTTTAGACCTTTCAAGTAACAATTTTAGCGGtcagatcccatcatcacttggtAATCTCACACAACTCACCTCTTTAGACCTTTCAAGTAACAATTTTAGCGGtcagatcccatcatcacttggaAACCTTGTACAGCTTCGTTCCTTGTTTCTCTCTTCCAATAAATTGATGGGTCAAGTTCCAGATTCTTTAGGTAGCCTAGTCAATCTTTCATATTTAAGTTTATCAAATAATCAACTAGTAGGCCATATCCATTCTCAATTAAATACCCTTTCAAATCtacaatttctatttttatatggtAACTTGTTCAATGGAACAATACCATCCTTTTTGTTTGCTCTTCCTTCTTTACAATATCTTGACCTTCATAACAATAATTTCATAGGTAATATAAGTGAACTCCAACATGATTCTTTGAGATTCCTTGATTTGAGCAATAACCACTTGCGTGGTCCAATCCCAAGTTCgattttcaaacaagagaaCTTGACAACCCTTATTCTTGCATCCAATAGTAATTTGACAGGTgagatttcttcttctatttgcaAGCTGAGATTTCTTCTAATACTGGACTTGTCCACCAACAGCTTGAGTGGTTCTGTGCCACAATGTTTAGGGAACTTCAGTAGCATGCTCTTGGTATTGCATCTAGGCATGAACAATCTTCAAGGCACTATCCCTTCAACATTTTCAAAGGATAATAGCTTGGAATATCTCAACCTCAATGGAAATGAATTAGAAGGGAAAATACCACCGTCTATCATCAACTGCACAATGTTGCAAGTTATTGATCTTGGCAACAATAAGATTGAGGATACATTTCCCTACTTTCTAGAAACGCTTCCAAAGCTCCAAATTCTTGTCCTAAAATCCAATAAACTCCAAGGTTTTGTGAAGGGTTCGACTGCATATAATTCATTCTCTAAATTACGGATTTTTGACATCTCTCACAACAATTTTAGTGGGTCATTACCTATTGGGTATTTCAATAGCCTTGAAGCAATGATGACCTCGGATCACAACATGGTTTAcatgatggaaaaaaattacaccGGCTATGTCTATTCCATAGAAATGACATGGAAAGGTGTAGAAATTGAGTTTACGAAGATCCGAAGTACTATCAGAGTActtgatttgtcaaataacaatttcacCGGAGAGATTCCAAAAGTGATAGGAAAGCTTAAAGCACTCCAACAGCTCAACCTTTCTCATAATTACCTTACAGGTCATA
The genomic region above belongs to Populus alba chromosome 12, ASM523922v2, whole genome shotgun sequence and contains:
- the LOC118046704 gene encoding uncharacterized protein; this translates as MGFPPISSLSFILFLFHFHSTISSSHFCAPHQSLSLFQFKESFSINSSASERCQHPKTESWKEGTDCCSWDGVTCDLKTGHVTGLDLACSMLYGTLHSNSTLFSLHHLQKLDLSDNHFKSSHISSRFGQFSNLTLLNLNYSVFAGQVPSEITHLSKLVSLDLSDNDDLSLEPISFDKIVRNLTNLRELDLSQVNISLLVPSSLMNLSSSFSSLSLSNCGLQGKFPGNIFLLPNLESLDLSDNKGLIGSFPSSNLSNVLSHLGLSNTRISVYLENDLISNLKSLEYMSLRNSNIIKLDLSLLDNLTQLIFLDLSSNNFSGQIPSLFGNLTQLTSLDLSSNNFNGQIPSSLGNLTQLTSLDLSSNNFNGQIPSSLGNLTQLTSLDLSSNNFSGQIPSSLGNLTQLTSLDLSSNNFSGQIPSSLGNLVQLRSLFLSSNKLMGQVPDSLGSLVNLSYLSLSNNQLVGHIHSQLNTLSNLQFLFLYGNLFNGTIPSFLFALPSLQYLDLHNNNFIGNISELQHDSLRFLDLSNNHLRGPIPSSIFKQENLTTLILASNSNLTGEISSSICKLRFLLILDLSTNSLSGSVPQCLGNFSSMLLVLHLGMNNLQGTIPSTFSKDNSLEYLNLNGNELEGKIPPSIINCTMLQVIDLGNNKIEDTFPYFLETLPKLQILVLKSNKLQGFVKGSTAYNSFSKLRIFDISHNNFSGSLPIGYFNSLEAMMTSDHNMVYMMEKNYTGYVYSIEMTWKGVEIEFTKIRSTIRVLDLSNNNFTGEIPKVIGKLKALQQLNLSHNYLTGHIQSSLGNLTNLESLDLSSNLLTGRIPAQLWGLTFLAILNLSHNQLEGPIPSGQQFNTFDASSFEGNLGLCGSQVLKKCYGDEAPSLPPSSFDEGDDSTLFGEGFGWKAVTTGYGCGFVFGVATGYVVLRTKKPSWFFRMVEDKWNLQSKKTKKNGGRYGARRN